From the genome of Sander lucioperca isolate FBNREF2018 chromosome 1, SLUC_FBN_1.2, whole genome shotgun sequence, one region includes:
- the LOC116067366 gene encoding ribonuclease inhibitor-like, whose translation MDTLQPIRIEYHPDHGININNLFPSCCRLRLSDCILSERSCDVLSSVLSSESSSLRELDLSNNNLKDSGVKLLSTGLQSPHCKLEILSLSGCLISEEGCSSLVSALSSNPSHLRVLDLSYNHPRDSAVKLLSAGLKDPLWRLETLR comes from the exons atggacaccctgcagccaatcagaatcgagtatcacccagaccatggtataaatataaataacttgtttccttcctgttgtcGCCTCAGACTGAGTGACTGTattctgtcagagagaagctgtgacgttctgtcctcagttctcagctctgagtcctctagtctgagagagctggacctgagtaacaacaacctgaaggattcaggagtgaagctgctgtcgACTGGACTTCAGAGTCCACACTGTAAACTGGAGATTCTCAG tctgtcaggctgtctgatctcagaggaaggctgttcttctctggtctcagctctgagttccaacccctcccatctgagagtgctggacctgagctacaatcatccaagAGACTCAGCAGTGAAGCTTCTGTCAGCTGGACTTAAGGATCCTCTCTGGAGACTGGAGACTCTAAGGTAA